The nucleotide sequence GAGCCATGGACTGGACTCGCGACCGCCAGAACGATCGCCTTGTCATGGTCGGACAGCGTCTGAACGATGGTGTGGACGGCAATGGCGATTACTGTGTTCTGTTGCAGTCTGACTACGATTCCTTCGTAGATGATTACTACGCCAGTAAGTCCGACTCCATGTGCGATGCAGAAGCTCATCCGGTAGAATTCTGCGAAATCATGGACCTGGTCGAAAAGATTCGCCAGGAAGTCATCAAGAGCGGCGATGTCCGTCTGCTGGAATTCATGAATCTTTACCTTGAATGCTGCTGCGAAAAGAAGGCAATGGAACAGATTGCCGAGCGTATGCAGGTTACCCGGGCCATGGCCTACGTCTACATGGATAGGTTAAGGGCTTTGATTGCGCCTAAGTTTGGCCCGGATTATGGTGCCGCTGCGTAGGCTGTCAAAAGATTTCTGTTGGCAGAATGTTGATTTAATGGGGAAAATCTAGTGCTTATGCGAAAAATGCAAA is from Fibrobacter sp. UWH6 and encodes:
- a CDS encoding sigma factor; amino-acid sequence: MKNNQVYTWTAKQQDWLEQAQSGNDGACSSLFCSMKDTLETVHRYSQDGLYPAKFGYDFNYNGRSFEDASSDIYTAFRDAVRRFDATQGVPFGAYAVNDLRHRAMDWTRDRQNDRLVMVGQRLNDGVDGNGDYCVLLQSDYDSFVDDYYASKSDSMCDAEAHPVEFCEIMDLVEKIRQEVIKSGDVRLLEFMNLYLECCCEKKAMEQIAERMQVTRAMAYVYMDRLRALIAPKFGPDYGAAA